One window from the genome of Ailuropoda melanoleuca isolate Jingjing chromosome 5, ASM200744v2, whole genome shotgun sequence encodes:
- the RNF175 gene encoding RING finger protein 175 isoform X6 produces MAAGAAVRKAAPVLEAPPRHEQISHKKLSADDEWNLQQETMYRTHRGHESMHVEMILIFLCTLVIAQIALVQWRQRHGRSYNLVTLLQMWVVPLYFTIKLFWWRFLSMWGMFSVITSYILFRATRKPLSGRTPRLVYKWFLLIYKLSYALGVVGYLAIMFTVCGFNLFFKIKARDSMDFGIVSLFYGLYYGVMGRDFAEICSDYMASTIGCSVHLPDSSTASAGCPRGACQTMSAPSVGRRSLWSSMKKGSLKTPTSSHAITSGSAHTFCMDKSLIGFVIWWPGNPW; encoded by the exons atctctCACAAAAAGCTTTCTGCGGATGATGAGTGGAA CCTGCAGCAGGAGACGATGTACAGGACGCACCGGGGCCATGAGTCCATGCACGTGGAGATGATCTTGATCTTCCTCTGCACCCTGGTCATCGCGCAGATAGCGCTGGTACAGTGGAGACAGAGGCATGGCCGTTCCTACAAT CTGGTGACACTGTTGCAGATGTGGGTTGTCCCTCTCTATTTCACGATAAAACTTTTCTGGTGGCGGTTTCTGTCTATGTGGGGAATGTTCTCAGTTATTACCAGTTACATCCTCTTCAGAGCTACCCGAAAACCCCTCTCAGGGAGAACACCACG ATTGGTCTACAAATGGTTTCTCCTAATCTACAAACTCAGCTATGCACTTGGCGTTGTGGGTTATTTGGCTATCATGTTTACGGTGTGtggattcaatttatttttcaa AATCAAGGCTAGAGATTCCATGGATTTTGGCATCGTATCCTTGTTCTATGGCCTCTACTATGGCGTAATGGGGAGAGACTTCGCAGAGATCTGTTCGGATTACATGGCTTCTACGATAGGG TGCTCTGTGCATTTGCCCGACAGTTCTACAGCGTCAGCGGGATGCCCACGAGGAGCTTGTCAGACGATGTCTGCGCCGTCTGTGGGCAGAAGATCATTGTGGAGCTCGATGAAGAAGGGCTCATTGAAAACACCTACCAGCTCTCATGCAATCACGT CTGGGAGCGCACACACTTTCTGTATGGACAAATCCTTGATTGGCTTCGTTATTTGGTGGCCTGGCAACCCGTGGTGA
- the RNF175 gene encoding RING finger protein 175 isoform X1: MAAGAAVRKAAPVLEAPPRHEQISHKKLSADDEWNLQQETMYRTHRGHESMHVEMILIFLCTLVIAQIALVQWRQRHGRSYNLVTLLQMWVVPLYFTIKLFWWRFLSMWGMFSVITSYILFRATRKPLSGRTPRLVYKWFLLIYKLSYALGVVGYLAIMFTVCGFNLFFKIKARDSMDFGIVSLFYGLYYGVMGRDFAEICSDYMASTIGFYSVSGMPTRSLSDDVCAVCGQKIIVELDEEGLIENTYQLSCNHVFHEFCIRGWCIVGKKQTCPYCKEKVDLKRMISNPWERTHFLYGQILDWLRYLVAWQPVVIGIVQGINYSLGLE, translated from the exons atctctCACAAAAAGCTTTCTGCGGATGATGAGTGGAA CCTGCAGCAGGAGACGATGTACAGGACGCACCGGGGCCATGAGTCCATGCACGTGGAGATGATCTTGATCTTCCTCTGCACCCTGGTCATCGCGCAGATAGCGCTGGTACAGTGGAGACAGAGGCATGGCCGTTCCTACAAT CTGGTGACACTGTTGCAGATGTGGGTTGTCCCTCTCTATTTCACGATAAAACTTTTCTGGTGGCGGTTTCTGTCTATGTGGGGAATGTTCTCAGTTATTACCAGTTACATCCTCTTCAGAGCTACCCGAAAACCCCTCTCAGGGAGAACACCACG ATTGGTCTACAAATGGTTTCTCCTAATCTACAAACTCAGCTATGCACTTGGCGTTGTGGGTTATTTGGCTATCATGTTTACGGTGTGtggattcaatttatttttcaa AATCAAGGCTAGAGATTCCATGGATTTTGGCATCGTATCCTTGTTCTATGGCCTCTACTATGGCGTAATGGGGAGAGACTTCGCAGAGATCTGTTCGGATTACATGGCTTCTACGATAGGG TTCTACAGCGTCAGCGGGATGCCCACGAGGAGCTTGTCAGACGATGTCTGCGCCGTCTGTGGGCAGAAGATCATTGTGGAGCTCGATGAAGAAGGGCTCATTGAAAACACCTACCAGCTCTCATGCAATCACGT CTTTCACGAATTCTGCATCCGAGGTTGGTGTATAGTTGGTAAAAAGCAGACTTGCCCTTACTGCAAAGAGAAGGTTGATTTGAAGAGGATGATCAGTAACCc CTGGGAGCGCACACACTTTCTGTATGGACAAATCCTTGATTGGCTTCGTTATTTGGTGGCCTGGCAACCCGTGGTGATTGGAATCGTTCAAGGCATTAATTACTCACTAGGGCTGGAATAG
- the RNF175 gene encoding RING finger protein 175 isoform X3: MAAGAAVRKAAPVLEAPPRHEQISHKKLSADDEWNLQQETMYRTHRGHESMHVEMILIFLCTLVIAQIALVQWRQRHGRSYNLVTLLQMWVVPLYFTIKLFWWRFLSMWGMFSVITSYILFRATRKPLSGRTPRLVYKWFLLIYKLSYALGVVGYLAIMFTVCGFNLFFKIKARDSMDFGIVSLFYGLYYGVMGRDFAEICSDYMASTIGFYSVSGMPTRSLSDDVCAVCGQKIIVELDEEGLIENTYQLSCNHVWERTHFLYGQILDWLRYLVAWQPVVIGIVQGINYSLGLE; encoded by the exons atctctCACAAAAAGCTTTCTGCGGATGATGAGTGGAA CCTGCAGCAGGAGACGATGTACAGGACGCACCGGGGCCATGAGTCCATGCACGTGGAGATGATCTTGATCTTCCTCTGCACCCTGGTCATCGCGCAGATAGCGCTGGTACAGTGGAGACAGAGGCATGGCCGTTCCTACAAT CTGGTGACACTGTTGCAGATGTGGGTTGTCCCTCTCTATTTCACGATAAAACTTTTCTGGTGGCGGTTTCTGTCTATGTGGGGAATGTTCTCAGTTATTACCAGTTACATCCTCTTCAGAGCTACCCGAAAACCCCTCTCAGGGAGAACACCACG ATTGGTCTACAAATGGTTTCTCCTAATCTACAAACTCAGCTATGCACTTGGCGTTGTGGGTTATTTGGCTATCATGTTTACGGTGTGtggattcaatttatttttcaa AATCAAGGCTAGAGATTCCATGGATTTTGGCATCGTATCCTTGTTCTATGGCCTCTACTATGGCGTAATGGGGAGAGACTTCGCAGAGATCTGTTCGGATTACATGGCTTCTACGATAGGG TTCTACAGCGTCAGCGGGATGCCCACGAGGAGCTTGTCAGACGATGTCTGCGCCGTCTGTGGGCAGAAGATCATTGTGGAGCTCGATGAAGAAGGGCTCATTGAAAACACCTACCAGCTCTCATGCAATCACGT CTGGGAGCGCACACACTTTCTGTATGGACAAATCCTTGATTGGCTTCGTTATTTGGTGGCCTGGCAACCCGTGGTGATTGGAATCGTTCAAGGCATTAATTACTCACTAGGGCTGGAATAG
- the RNF175 gene encoding RING finger protein 175 isoform X2 yields MTSFAGSSLQQETMYRTHRGHESMHVEMILIFLCTLVIAQIALVQWRQRHGRSYNLVTLLQMWVVPLYFTIKLFWWRFLSMWGMFSVITSYILFRATRKPLSGRTPRLVYKWFLLIYKLSYALGVVGYLAIMFTVCGFNLFFKIKARDSMDFGIVSLFYGLYYGVMGRDFAEICSDYMASTIGFYSVSGMPTRSLSDDVCAVCGQKIIVELDEEGLIENTYQLSCNHVFHEFCIRGWCIVGKKQTCPYCKEKVDLKRMISNPWERTHFLYGQILDWLRYLVAWQPVVIGIVQGINYSLGLE; encoded by the exons ATGACCTCATTTGCTGGTTCCAGCCTGCAGCAGGAGACGATGTACAGGACGCACCGGGGCCATGAGTCCATGCACGTGGAGATGATCTTGATCTTCCTCTGCACCCTGGTCATCGCGCAGATAGCGCTGGTACAGTGGAGACAGAGGCATGGCCGTTCCTACAAT CTGGTGACACTGTTGCAGATGTGGGTTGTCCCTCTCTATTTCACGATAAAACTTTTCTGGTGGCGGTTTCTGTCTATGTGGGGAATGTTCTCAGTTATTACCAGTTACATCCTCTTCAGAGCTACCCGAAAACCCCTCTCAGGGAGAACACCACG ATTGGTCTACAAATGGTTTCTCCTAATCTACAAACTCAGCTATGCACTTGGCGTTGTGGGTTATTTGGCTATCATGTTTACGGTGTGtggattcaatttatttttcaa AATCAAGGCTAGAGATTCCATGGATTTTGGCATCGTATCCTTGTTCTATGGCCTCTACTATGGCGTAATGGGGAGAGACTTCGCAGAGATCTGTTCGGATTACATGGCTTCTACGATAGGG TTCTACAGCGTCAGCGGGATGCCCACGAGGAGCTTGTCAGACGATGTCTGCGCCGTCTGTGGGCAGAAGATCATTGTGGAGCTCGATGAAGAAGGGCTCATTGAAAACACCTACCAGCTCTCATGCAATCACGT CTTTCACGAATTCTGCATCCGAGGTTGGTGTATAGTTGGTAAAAAGCAGACTTGCCCTTACTGCAAAGAGAAGGTTGATTTGAAGAGGATGATCAGTAACCc CTGGGAGCGCACACACTTTCTGTATGGACAAATCCTTGATTGGCTTCGTTATTTGGTGGCCTGGCAACCCGTGGTGATTGGAATCGTTCAAGGCATTAATTACTCACTAGGGCTGGAATAG
- the RNF175 gene encoding RING finger protein 175 isoform X5, which produces MYRTHRGHESMHVEMILIFLCTLVIAQIALVQWRQRHGRSYNLVTLLQMWVVPLYFTIKLFWWRFLSMWGMFSVITSYILFRATRKPLSGRTPRLVYKWFLLIYKLSYALGVVGYLAIMFTVCGFNLFFKIKARDSMDFGIVSLFYGLYYGVMGRDFAEICSDYMASTIGFYSVSGMPTRSLSDDVCAVCGQKIIVELDEEGLIENTYQLSCNHVFHEFCIRGWCIVGKKQTCPYCKEKVDLKRMISNPWERTHFLYGQILDWLRYLVAWQPVVIGIVQGINYSLGLE; this is translated from the exons ATGTACAGGACGCACCGGGGCCATGAGTCCATGCACGTGGAGATGATCTTGATCTTCCTCTGCACCCTGGTCATCGCGCAGATAGCGCTGGTACAGTGGAGACAGAGGCATGGCCGTTCCTACAAT CTGGTGACACTGTTGCAGATGTGGGTTGTCCCTCTCTATTTCACGATAAAACTTTTCTGGTGGCGGTTTCTGTCTATGTGGGGAATGTTCTCAGTTATTACCAGTTACATCCTCTTCAGAGCTACCCGAAAACCCCTCTCAGGGAGAACACCACG ATTGGTCTACAAATGGTTTCTCCTAATCTACAAACTCAGCTATGCACTTGGCGTTGTGGGTTATTTGGCTATCATGTTTACGGTGTGtggattcaatttatttttcaa AATCAAGGCTAGAGATTCCATGGATTTTGGCATCGTATCCTTGTTCTATGGCCTCTACTATGGCGTAATGGGGAGAGACTTCGCAGAGATCTGTTCGGATTACATGGCTTCTACGATAGGG TTCTACAGCGTCAGCGGGATGCCCACGAGGAGCTTGTCAGACGATGTCTGCGCCGTCTGTGGGCAGAAGATCATTGTGGAGCTCGATGAAGAAGGGCTCATTGAAAACACCTACCAGCTCTCATGCAATCACGT CTTTCACGAATTCTGCATCCGAGGTTGGTGTATAGTTGGTAAAAAGCAGACTTGCCCTTACTGCAAAGAGAAGGTTGATTTGAAGAGGATGATCAGTAACCc CTGGGAGCGCACACACTTTCTGTATGGACAAATCCTTGATTGGCTTCGTTATTTGGTGGCCTGGCAACCCGTGGTGATTGGAATCGTTCAAGGCATTAATTACTCACTAGGGCTGGAATAG